In Acidianus brierleyi, one genomic interval encodes:
- a CDS encoding cytochrome B — MGLTRREFLKLSGVTALGTTLALSGLSLDELRAKAQDSDQPINIIWTGNGWCGGNTIAFIDAMNPSLENVFTGVYFDDKAITLRQPSISDLGNVNLVYHPILMPQDSMAYATMEMALNGELDPYVLVVEGTLFDEFALYPRDVYNGVPYTYKKNQFWCSAGRKPDGSVLLCEEFVFNLMKKAYAVAATGACATYGGIPATTNGLGKRSPTYAMGMLDDPYRGIYGFPYYAYQVYQKDLAPDIIDEDIFSVTNSTVNTSWPGPSYHWKSVGGLPIIAIAADPPAGDWIMKTLLSIVLYARGIGPNPADDLDVFNRPKFFYGNETHQNCPRAGFFSEGVFAYEFGDPQCTYSLGCKGTEANSPAPRLGWLGGVGGCTRGGACIACTAPGFPDLYEPFYAPPNAPTIPSTTLFAAAAAAGIIVGVGSYAFSRRRRTPPALKQTEKR; from the coding sequence GTGGGATTAACAAGAAGGGAATTTTTAAAACTATCAGGAGTAACTGCATTAGGTACTACACTAGCGCTTAGTGGATTGTCATTAGACGAATTAAGAGCAAAGGCACAAGATTCAGACCAACCTATAAATATAATATGGACAGGAAATGGATGGTGCGGTGGAAACACTATAGCATTTATAGATGCTATGAATCCCTCTCTAGAAAACGTCTTCACTGGAGTATATTTCGATGATAAAGCAATAACATTAAGGCAACCTAGCATCTCAGATTTAGGCAATGTGAATTTAGTTTATCATCCTATTTTAATGCCTCAAGACAGCATGGCCTACGCTACAATGGAAATGGCATTAAATGGAGAGTTAGATCCATATGTCCTAGTAGTTGAAGGAACACTTTTTGATGAGTTCGCATTATATCCTAGAGATGTTTATAACGGAGTGCCATACACATATAAGAAAAATCAATTCTGGTGCTCTGCTGGAAGAAAACCTGATGGTAGTGTATTACTATGTGAAGAATTTGTATTTAACCTAATGAAGAAAGCTTACGCTGTCGCTGCAACTGGAGCATGTGCTACTTACGGAGGAATTCCGGCTACTACTAACGGATTAGGTAAAAGATCACCAACATATGCAATGGGGATGCTAGATGATCCTTATAGAGGTATATACGGATTCCCATATTATGCATATCAAGTTTATCAAAAAGACCTAGCTCCAGATATAATTGACGAAGATATATTTTCAGTTACAAATTCTACTGTAAATACCTCATGGCCAGGCCCTAGTTATCATTGGAAATCAGTAGGAGGATTACCAATTATTGCAATTGCTGCAGATCCTCCAGCAGGTGATTGGATAATGAAAACGTTACTTTCAATAGTACTTTACGCTAGAGGAATAGGTCCCAATCCAGCAGATGATTTAGATGTGTTTAACAGACCTAAATTCTTTTATGGAAACGAGACACATCAGAACTGTCCAAGAGCCGGATTCTTTTCTGAGGGAGTATTTGCGTATGAATTTGGTGATCCTCAGTGCACTTATAGTCTAGGATGTAAGGGAACAGAAGCTAATAGTCCTGCGCCTAGATTGGGATGGCTAGGAGGAGTTGGAGGCTGCACAAGAGGCGGAGCATGCATAGCTTGTACTGCACCAGGATTTCCAGATTTATATGAACCTTTCTACGCTCCACCTAACGCTCCTACGATCCCTAGTACTACATTATTTGCTGCAGCTGCTGCAGCAGGAATAATAGTAGGTGTAGGTAGTTATGCATTTTCTAGGAGAAGAAGAACTCCACCAGCATTAAAACAAACGGAGAAGAGGTGA
- a CDS encoding helix-turn-helix domain-containing protein: protein MENLEIKKEIVTKSGKRMTISSLLRMLYGLNDTDIEIYLTLKEMKNATIKDIIDKTHKNKPTVIRSLKILETLGFVSKEKLRSGEKGRPIYRYYLNTKIEKMIISDLKEIIESLNA from the coding sequence ATGGAGAATCTAGAAATTAAAAAAGAGATTGTAACAAAGTCTGGTAAAAGAATGACAATAAGTTCATTATTAAGAATGCTTTATGGACTAAATGATACAGATATTGAAATATATCTAACTTTAAAGGAAATGAAAAATGCTACTATAAAAGATATTATAGATAAAACTCATAAAAATAAGCCTACAGTTATTAGATCCTTAAAAATATTGGAAACTCTCGGTTTTGTAAGTAAGGAAAAATTAAGAAGTGGAGAAAAAGGAAGACCAATTTACAGATATTATTTAAACACTAAAATAGAAAAAATGATAATAAGCGATTTAAAGGAGATAATAGAATCACTTAATGCTTGA
- a CDS encoding CPBP family intramembrane glutamic endopeptidase gives MRMESLFSGIILPILAIPWEFYAYSIERSLYLGALIVSLAEIISLILVKNITNNSLNISINKGILLTIILILIMIFPYYDSLYNSIIFNYPLLIFPAIIGGICEECIYRGYILEDGKYDVYIQAILWSFNHILDGLFFVAYTILIGIVLGFVSRKYGILPCIIAHTISNVLILIL, from the coding sequence ATGAGAATGGAATCCTTATTCTCAGGAATAATACTACCAATTCTTGCTATACCTTGGGAATTTTACGCATATTCCATTGAAAGATCATTATACCTTGGTGCATTAATAGTCTCGTTAGCAGAAATAATCTCATTAATATTAGTTAAAAATATTACAAACAATTCGTTAAATATCTCAATAAATAAAGGTATTTTACTAACTATAATTCTTATTCTTATTATGATATTCCCATATTACGATTCTCTTTATAATTCAATAATATTTAATTATCCATTATTGATTTTTCCTGCTATAATAGGAGGAATATGCGAAGAATGTATTTATAGAGGATATATTTTAGAAGACGGTAAATATGATGTATATATCCAAGCAATTTTATGGTCGTTTAATCATATTCTAGACGGGCTGTTTTTTGTGGCTTATACAATTTTAATTGGTATAGTGTTAGGATTTGTCTCTAGAAAATATGGAATTTTACCTTGTATAATAGCCCATACTATTTCCAATGTCCTAATACTAATCTTGTGA
- a CDS encoding thioredoxin family protein yields the protein MKFKKWRDVINEGTPLKLLYFYTDWCEYCEKQKEILDKIPDWDSFSYAEINADERPDLAIRYSPQIYPSISIITENNVVGGLYGYNDSQQIEETMLIALDLYNGGGKLFSEKNLKNVSKRTYNVTDAIDLIKRNCLAFFDIYYGGFEREPKYYLPNVLRFLLRDKKDPYSLEVVKYTVDAVIYNLWNEGFYAYAKKYDWSEPSKEKLLDINAEMVITLLETYERTKDDYYLGYAIETGKWILKNRDREFYPIAVGENKGGYYMPVNSEIGEMFYLLYKYSNISKFLEESTRLAKILPEKLSHNLESDSPLFLIDMAYLLRFLSSMGKGIELIPKIKDLFYGGDAFFDVPLSLAREEKIGRFKLLTDNSVLAQALLKLGVVNEATKIANFFLKSFYNYTYFSQAEYGMLLAMLNENV from the coding sequence ATGAAATTTAAAAAATGGAGAGACGTAATTAACGAAGGAACTCCTCTCAAATTATTATATTTCTATACTGATTGGTGTGAATATTGCGAAAAACAAAAAGAAATTCTAGATAAAATCCCAGATTGGGATAGTTTTTCCTATGCAGAAATAAATGCAGACGAGAGGCCAGATTTGGCTATAAGATATTCACCGCAGATTTATCCTTCAATTAGTATAATAACTGAAAATAACGTAGTAGGCGGACTATATGGTTACAACGATTCTCAACAAATTGAAGAAACTATGCTTATTGCTTTGGATCTTTATAATGGAGGTGGTAAACTATTTTCCGAAAAAAACCTAAAAAATGTATCAAAAAGGACTTATAATGTAACTGACGCAATAGATTTGATCAAGAGAAATTGTTTAGCATTTTTTGATATATATTATGGAGGATTCGAAAGAGAACCTAAATATTATCTTCCGAATGTTTTAAGATTTCTACTAAGAGATAAAAAAGATCCATATTCTCTTGAAGTTGTCAAATATACTGTTGACGCAGTTATATACAATTTATGGAACGAAGGATTTTATGCATACGCTAAAAAATATGATTGGAGCGAACCATCAAAGGAGAAACTCCTTGACATTAACGCAGAAATGGTAATAACTTTACTGGAAACTTATGAAAGAACTAAAGACGATTACTATTTAGGATATGCAATAGAAACAGGGAAATGGATTTTAAAAAATAGAGATAGAGAATTCTATCCTATAGCAGTAGGAGAAAATAAAGGAGGATATTATATGCCCGTTAATAGTGAAATAGGAGAAATGTTTTATTTACTTTATAAATATTCTAATATTTCGAAGTTTCTCGAAGAAAGTACAAGATTGGCTAAAATTCTCCCTGAAAAATTATCCCACAATCTAGAAAGTGATTCACCCTTATTTCTAATTGATATGGCATATTTACTAAGATTTTTATCATCAATGGGTAAAGGAATTGAACTAATACCAAAAATAAAAGATTTATTTTATGGCGGAGATGCTTTCTTTGACGTACCTCTTTCATTAGCCAGAGAAGAAAAAATTGGAAGATTTAAACTATTGACAGATAATTCAGTTCTAGCGCAAGCACTACTAAAATTAGGTGTTGTTAATGAAGCTACAAAAATAGCAAACTTCTTCCTTAAAAGTTTCTATAACTATACATATTTTTCTCAAGCAGAGTACGGTATGTTATTGGCGATGTTAAATGAAAATGTATAA
- a CDS encoding YncE family protein produces the protein MKYFLIFLVLIPFFVTYSQIGYIEYTIYLNNMSTVSGVTPNFFSSISPTYMVVDSSGYVFAAAVNEVFIINPYGKVVGKIGVQGAEYISYCNENNTLIVSSGTLPNFTISFISTINFTIIRTINVNDYPLSTLEHNGKIYVGTYGGVGILNNSKINIFVNTPGPVVSLAYSNGYLYAVGYNFTQSYGFLFIIHNNSVKSIILSTFPNFIYVYNNKIYIAGDFSVIMINQESLKIQYINISGEKFEGIVVDPKNNLTYVTADSLFGPDYILVLNGSKISGEIYGGITPIGIVFDNVSNFLFISNFFDGTISVISTNGSQYYQENTYQIPVNQNIISNKPKLEFYIQDIIFFVIIIFIIVLTLRKIRK, from the coding sequence ATGAAATATTTTCTAATATTCCTTGTATTAATTCCTTTTTTTGTTACTTATTCTCAAATAGGTTACATAGAATATACAATTTATTTAAATAATATGTCCACAGTCAGTGGTGTTACACCAAATTTTTTCTCTAGCATTTCCCCAACTTATATGGTAGTAGATTCTTCTGGATATGTGTTTGCTGCTGCAGTTAACGAAGTTTTCATCATAAATCCTTATGGTAAAGTAGTTGGAAAAATTGGGGTTCAAGGAGCAGAATATATATCGTATTGTAATGAAAATAATACTTTAATAGTTAGTAGTGGAACTTTACCTAATTTTACTATTTCATTTATATCTACAATTAATTTCACTATTATCAGGACTATAAATGTAAACGATTATCCTCTCTCGACATTGGAACACAATGGGAAAATATATGTAGGAACTTATGGGGGAGTAGGAATTTTAAACAATAGTAAGATAAACATTTTTGTAAATACTCCTGGACCCGTCGTTTCTTTAGCCTATTCTAATGGATATCTATATGCTGTAGGCTATAATTTTACTCAGAGTTATGGGTTCTTATTTATAATACATAATAATTCTGTCAAATCAATTATTCTTAGTACATTTCCTAATTTTATTTATGTATACAATAATAAGATTTACATTGCAGGAGACTTCAGTGTTATAATGATAAATCAAGAGAGTTTAAAAATACAGTATATAAATATTTCAGGAGAAAAATTTGAAGGAATAGTAGTAGATCCTAAAAATAATTTAACGTATGTAACTGCAGATAGTCTTTTCGGTCCTGATTATATTTTAGTTTTAAACGGTTCTAAGATATCTGGAGAGATTTATGGTGGAATAACTCCTATAGGAATAGTATTTGATAACGTTAGTAATTTTTTATTCATATCGAATTTCTTTGATGGAACAATATCGGTAATTTCTACTAATGGTTCTCAATATTATCAGGAAAATACTTATCAAATTCCAGTAAATCAGAATATTATAAGCAATAAGCCCAAGTTAGAATTTTATATTCAAGATATTATTTTCTTTGTGATAATTATTTTTATTATAGTTTTAACTTTGAGAAAGATAAGGAAATAG
- a CDS encoding APC family permease, which translates to MDGIEWLKRDVLHILDLVPLSTSSVAPSFSIAAAYGSMVAIMGPQAIMAVVVSFPFFLFASIIFRKLNRKAPHCGASYHWGTKFIGKKYGSFQFWIVTLAYFLSLPPIIIPAGEYTLDLLFRLGLISRSIELSVFWDSIVGIIWAIIASVPLMLGVKPTARFTEVFLIIELIILSTFIGIGLLALPSHVVNSFNWNWFFNVKWFSSKFFFGLAATMVIVATILDGWEIDSYAAEESKKPTRWPGTSGIIGLISVFIIYMITMPIMNIETPITSLSSAVDPLARWSSYVIPQYVWLMDIAVITSTASSLWLTAFILSRAWYSGARENLMPKIFGKLHPKFKSPWISILIMTALEVSVQTLELTSPTVSSFFGIVLTGAGAFLLVEFGIDSITATYVWWKSQINDYSDIILRIISPMTAVVMLSTVFFGVIEAGPAFGISTFYYALTIGIMASFGIFFIFRSKKMNIISPKLERGIS; encoded by the coding sequence ATGGATGGAATAGAATGGCTTAAGAGGGACGTTTTGCACATACTAGATTTGGTTCCGTTATCAACATCCAGTGTAGCACCTTCTTTTAGTATAGCCGCAGCTTATGGAAGCATGGTAGCTATAATGGGGCCTCAAGCTATAATGGCTGTAGTAGTTTCTTTCCCCTTTTTCCTTTTCGCCTCAATAATATTCCGAAAATTGAACAGAAAAGCTCCCCATTGTGGGGCGTCGTATCATTGGGGAACCAAATTCATAGGAAAGAAATATGGTTCATTTCAATTTTGGATTGTAACTTTAGCATATTTTCTTTCCTTACCTCCAATAATAATTCCTGCAGGAGAATATACTCTTGATCTACTTTTCAGACTTGGCCTAATTTCAAGGAGTATAGAACTTAGCGTATTTTGGGATTCTATTGTAGGAATAATCTGGGCAATTATAGCATCTGTACCTTTAATGCTTGGGGTTAAACCCACGGCAAGATTTACTGAAGTCTTCCTAATTATAGAACTAATTATTCTTAGTACTTTCATAGGAATAGGACTTTTGGCCTTACCCTCTCACGTAGTAAATTCTTTCAACTGGAACTGGTTTTTTAACGTAAAATGGTTCTCATCAAAGTTCTTTTTTGGATTAGCTGCAACTATGGTGATAGTTGCTACAATATTGGACGGTTGGGAAATAGATAGTTATGCAGCAGAAGAGTCTAAAAAACCTACTAGATGGCCTGGAACTTCAGGGATAATAGGCTTGATATCGGTTTTTATAATTTACATGATAACTATGCCTATAATGAATATAGAAACTCCAATAACATCTCTTTCTAGTGCAGTAGATCCTTTAGCAAGATGGTCCTCCTATGTGATTCCGCAATATGTATGGTTAATGGATATAGCTGTTATAACTTCTACCGCAAGTTCTCTGTGGTTAACTGCTTTCATATTAAGTAGAGCATGGTATTCTGGAGCTAGAGAAAATTTGATGCCTAAAATATTTGGCAAATTACATCCAAAATTTAAAAGTCCATGGATAAGCATTTTAATAATGACAGCCCTTGAAGTTTCTGTACAGACGCTGGAATTAACTTCTCCTACTGTCTCATCTTTCTTTGGTATTGTACTCACTGGTGCTGGAGCTTTTCTCTTAGTAGAGTTCGGAATAGATTCTATAACTGCGACTTATGTATGGTGGAAATCTCAAATTAACGACTATTCTGACATAATTCTAAGAATAATTTCTCCTATGACCGCTGTAGTAATGTTATCTACTGTATTTTTTGGAGTAATAGAAGCCGGTCCAGCATTCGGAATATCCACATTCTATTATGCTTTAACTATAGGTATAATGGCTTCATTTGGTATATTCTTCATTTTTAGATCTAAAAAAATGAATATAATTTCCCCTAAACTGGAGAGAGGAATCTCCTGA